One window of the Epinephelus moara isolate mb chromosome 22, YSFRI_EMoa_1.0, whole genome shotgun sequence genome contains the following:
- the LOC126384400 gene encoding gastrula zinc finger protein XlCGF57.1-like, producing the protein MPKKRSVNTENREDRENRSLRAAIDEQLAAAAEEIFWLLKERRHAAVEQLKELVTERLTAAVERIFTVFGACKAAERGPGKPAETGGIGGDSREFCLSVGVRSLSEGEHLKQSVSVGQPKEPLPSTSSRPEDLSEPDHQPDSPDDVAGEEEEEDEEATPHCCKVCKKSFDRKGFLMKHVEKHLKDADCLCGLCGEHLESSDELRLHFQTHRESSRTCDVCGKKFPSIRAQETHLRLHTGEKPFSCHVCGKGFNQKGNMVTHLRIHTAEKPFRCTVCHKEFSHAGSLERHMKAHDGQTPFSCTVCGKGFGKSAELRRHIRSHKSDGVPTARSRRRKPSLTPSHCCKVCGNAFHNKGNFVRHAETHLNDPDSCCGICGEQAESSESLQLHIQSHRETSRICDICGISFRDMEIHMRTHTGQKPFSCKDCGKDFPRKGSLERHMKLHAGDRPYICEFCGKTFIENTVLKRHIKSHTGGKPRIYSCDVCGKKFTMSQHLDVHKRIHTGEKPYTCRVCGKNFRQIGNLDSHMRIHTGEKPFICSLCGKRFRQKISLETHERFHKKEKPFSCQLCSKGFVQKIDLKRHMLTHTGEKPYSCTVCGKSYQEKRSVDSHMKVHAGEQTAKDSALTLGLKRQEGIHADFIQL; encoded by the exons atgcccaaaaaacgGTCGGTGAACACCGAGAACCGGGAGGACCGGGAGAACCGGAGCCTGCGGGCCGCAATCGACGAGCAACTGGCGGCAGCGGCGGAGGAGATCTTCTGGCTGCTGAAGGAGCGCAGACACGCGGCGGTGGAGCAGCTGAAGGAGCTGGTGACGGAGCGACTCACCGCGGCCGTGGAGCGGATCTTCACCGTGTTCGGAGCCTGCAAGGCGGCCGAGAGAGGACCGGGGAAGCCCGCAGAGACCGGAGGGATCGGAGGCGACAGCAGAG aGTTCTGTCTGTCCGTCGGCGTGCGGAGTCTCTCTGAAGGAGAACATCTGAAGCAGAGCGTCTCTGTAGGCCAACCGAAGGAACCTCTGCCCAGCACTTCCTCCAGACCAGAGGACCTCTCTGAACCAGACCACCAACCAGACTCTCCTGACGATGTGGCcggtgaggaagaggaagaggatgaagaagcAACGCCTCACTGCTGCAAAGTGTGCAAGAAGTCCTTCGACAGGAAGGGCTTCCTGATGAAGCACGTGGAGAAACACCTGAAGGACGCTGACTGTCTCTGTGGTCTGTGCGGCGAGCATCTGGAGTCCAGCGATGAGCTGAGGCTGCACTTCCAGACGCACCGTGAAAGCAGCCGGACCTGCGACGTCTGCGGCAAGAAGTTCCCCTCCATCCGCGCCCAGGAGACACACCTGAGGCTGCACACCGGTGAAAAGCCCTTCAGTTGCCACGTCTGCGGTAAAGGCTTCAACCAGAAGGGCAACATGGTGACTCACCTGCGGATCCACACGGCGGAGAAGCCGTTCAGGTGCACCGTCTGCCACAAAGAGTTCAGCCACGCGGGCTCTCTGGAGCGACACATGAAGGCCCACGACGGACAGACACCATTCAGTTGCACTGTCTGCGGGAAAGGTTTTGGCAAGAGTGCCGAGCTAAGGCGACACATCCGGAGCCACAAGTCTGACGGCGTGCCCACCGCCAGGAGCAGGCGCAGGAAACCGAGTCTTACGCCGTCTCACTGCTGTAAGGTCTGTGGAAACGCATTCCACAACAAAGGGAACTTTGTGCGTCACGCTGAGACGCATCTAAATGACCCCGACAGCTGTTGCGGCATCTGTGGCGAGCAGGCGGAGTCCTCGGAGAGTCTGCAGCTCCACATCCAGAGCCACAGGGAGACCAGTAGGATTTGCGACATTTGCGGCATCAGCTTCAGGGACATGGAGATCCACATGAGGACGCACACTGGACAGAAACCCTTCAGCTGCAAGGACTGTGGCAAAGACTTCCCCCGGAAGGGTTCCCTGGAGCGACACATGAAGCTGCACGCCGGTGACCGGCCCTACATCTGCGAGTTCTGCGGCAAAACCTTCATTGAGAACACCGTCCTCAAGAGACACATCAAGAGCCACACGGGGGGGAAGCCCAGGATCTACTCCTGCGATGTCTGTGGCAAGAAGTTCACCATGAGCCAGCACCTGGATGTCCACAAGAGGATCCACACTGGTGAGAAACCCTATACCTGCCGGGTCTGCGGGAAGAACTTCCGCCAGATCGGGAACCTGGACTCCCACATGAGGATCCACACGGGTGAGAAGCCATTCATCTGCAGCCTCTGCGGGAAGCGTTTCCGCCAGAAGATCTCGCTGGAGACGCACGAGAGGTTCCACAAGAAGGAGAAGCCATTCAGCTGCCAGCTGTGCAGCAAAGGCTTTGTCCAGAAGATCGACCTCAAGCGACATATGCTAACACACACCGGCGAGAAACCCTACAGCTGCACAGTCTGCGGCAAGAGTTACCAGGAGAAACGCTCCGTGGACTCGCACATGAAGGTCCACGCCGGAGAGCAGACTGCCAAAGACTCAGCGCTGACACTTGGACTGAAACGACAGGAAGGAATTCACGCCGACTTCATCcagctgtga
- the LOC126384455 gene encoding RNA/RNP complex-1-interacting phosphatase-like, which yields MSDQKKKKKKKRGIPDRWLDYCPVGRRIPGTRFIAFKVPLKASLNSVLPESDLFGLWDLLDSVRRQNQDLGLIIDLTFTSRYYALTDVPQSCSYVKIPIEGHRVPSDATVLSFKRAVRWFLRENRDNDQLIGVHCTHGLNRTGYLVCRYLIDVDGLDAAVALQLFNSCRGHHIERQNYLDDLQRGAKRSNPGIDETEEKEEAVRGLAVERPPLSAKERRQDDPAAENQPAGNRRHRCQARHKRAQMAPSCSSFTPLHHLGPAPLDIGNKQSEAPPPSI from the coding sequence ATGTCTgatcagaagaagaagaagaagaagaagaggggcaTCCCGGACCGATGGCTGGACTACTGTCCCGTGGGACGGAGGATCCCGGGGACTCGATTCATCGCCTTCAAGGTTCCTCTGAAGGCGTCTCTGAACAGTGTTCTCCCTGAGTCCGACTTGTTCGGTCTATGGGATCTGCTGGACTCTGTGCGGCGTCAGAACCAGGACCTGGGTCTCATCATCGACCTCACCTTCACCTCCAGGTACTACGCTCTGACCGACGTCCCGCAGTCCTGCAGCTACGTCAAGATCCCCATCGAGGGTCACCGGGTTCCCTCTGACGCCACCGTCCTGAGCTTCAAACGAGCGGTGAGGTGGTTCCTGAGGGAGAACCGGGACAATGATCAGCTGATCGGAGTCCACTGCACCCATGGCCTGAACCGCACCGGCTACCTGGTCTGCAGGTACCTCATCGATGTGGACGGGCTGGATGCAGCGGTGGCGCTGCAGCTCTTCAACTCCTGTAGAGGTCACCACATAGAGAGGCAGAACTACCTGGACGACCTGCAGCGAGGCGCCAAGAGGAGCAACCCTGGCATCGACGAGacggaggagaaggaggaggctgTTAGAGGGCTCGCTGTGGAGAGACCGCCACTGTCCGCCAAGGAACGGAGACAAGACGACCCGGCTGCGGAGAACCAACCAGCCGGTAACCGCCGCCACCGCTGTCAAGCTCGACACAAACGGGCACAGATGGCTCCTTCCTGCTCCTCTTTCACTCCCCTCCATCACCTGGGCCCGGCCCCCCTCGATATAGGGAACAAACAGTCTGAGGCCCCGCCCCCCTCGATATAG